In the Thunnus thynnus chromosome 24, fThuThy2.1, whole genome shotgun sequence genome, TGTTtcattagtccagtttaacctgcaggagtttctgaaggctcatgTAATATGTTCCCCTgccacggaggaaataaattcataacTAGTGAAAACGAGTCCAAAGCGTCCTCTGacgtctctactgcagaaaccgaatatgtcaagctgccaaatacaactgtcacagatgataagaagctcagaaagacaaacaggcagttttaTATATGctaactgctggagaaaataatttttactgCTTCCAAGAGACtggcaggagagtgtgtgagtatgtaactatAGTATGATGTAAGTTACATTCAAAAAGTAAcgttatttttccaaaaaaaagctgttggaaaagggggTGAGGGGgcgtcttataatcagggtcgcCATATATTCTTAGTATTATTTATATTCGTACCTTGAGCCCAAGTATGTTATGCCATCAAGAGCTACTGTAACtaaatgcattgaaaaacaCTTGAGGAGAAGGATGaatcaagctaacgttagctctgACCACTGACTactggacagctctcacaaatgaaagctacatcacaacttttcttaaactTAAGCGGTTAGTTATCGgttaatgtcaaaaaaatgaaaataaaacatacaggaAAAGAACAGAGGTactatttcactgaaaaaatgGCATATATCTATGACTGTGATCTTTTTAGGCCATCATCTTCAAATTAAACTGATCATGACACAAGATGCGACCAAAGATTTGAGTGCCTTTCCATCTCAGCTTAACGGTTTCCTAGAGAAAACCCTGATAACTGCTAGCTTAACGTCATTTTAATAACTCAATAtctggaaaaaaaggaaatcaccACTCAGCTTATTGAAAAATGGAGCAGAGATATATTTTGTGAGAAgatgtatgtatatttatgtaatacATACAGACTGCATGGGTGTTTACGATATGCCCTCCATCACTATCTTCCACCTCCAGTCTTCCAACATCCCCTGAGCAGATGATGGCGATGCTGGATTCCACATAGCACACAGCACAACTCTTAGAAGAAGGTGCAGGGATTCCAGAGCATCCTGGAAATGGCTGGTTTAGGCGTCTTTGGTACAGATGAGTGTCAGCAGTTTCATATATGTTCACCAACTTTGGACATGTATCCTTGTCCATGCAGGAAAAACACTTGACTGCTGTCaaaacagagaataaaagtATTGATGAGTTAGAGATATAAACAGGCGAGTAGCTCCCAGGCGtaagtgtgtgtacatttaaattttacagAAAGGATGTTTAAAGAACTCTTGCTAcaatattatttgaaataacaaaatcaGTCTTATCTTACACTTCTGGTCTGCTGCAGGTTGAGCACCTATGGCAGATAATGTAAGGAAAATATcaattagtttaaaaaatatactgcGCTTTGTGGGTCAAAACAGTGTTCACAGTACACTATGAGAAGTAATCGAAGCTCCCATTCAAGACagtaaaatctaaataaatgaataaaatgcagTGCAAAGATGCAATGCAGTATATTTGTGTGTCACACCACATACCAGCATTGCCCCCACAGGCACGAATATTTATGAATGTCATCCAACCTAGAAGGCACcctgaaaacataaaagaaaaaatagaaactttTGGATTTAACTCCAAGATTATATTAATTATTGCATGTAAATAGATTTGGGAATAACATGAGAATcatacattaattaaataatattgCACAAAATTagtaaacatttgaaataaatgcacattttaaaattaaaatgaaatttaattacatttccatTTCTTCGTGGCTGCTCTTTTTCTGCGACGGTTCCTATTTCTCCCTTCTCCAGGAACCAATGGTGGGCCTTTTGGTTTTGCTTGGTTTCCCTCGGTGTCCATCTTGCTGGtgcagctctgctctcctcccACCACCTCCTCAGCATCTGTAATGGCTGTTGTTCCGGGTAAAGTGCTGACAGTCAGGGCTTGGGGTGTGGCTTGTGGTGGAAAGTTGCTTTTTTGAACCAGAGTGGACAGTTTTAAGAAAtcctcttcagcagctgcagggtATGCCTCAGGCTCTGTGTGGCACATCATGGACAGGACATCTACAGGCCCAAACACTGATGGGTGTTGCCTAATCTTTCCAACCATCTCAGGGCTCTCAAAGATTTCCCGTAGTTCGCTTGTCGGAATCGGTATCACAGAGCTGCCTTTAATCTCTATGGGCAAAGCACTTTTATCACTGAACTTGTGCCTCATGTTGGAGGAGAGGCCAGCATCACTGTTCGATGAAAAAAGGCATATTTCATTTCGAGAATAAACTTTTCAATGAAAACTAATGTGAAATAGATTTAAACAAATTACGATATTTCAGCCACATTTATCGAAACAGGTACAAACATGCAGCTAAGACTCCAGCTATCACTGCTTGAGCACTGAATTACATAACATttagaataaaagagaaaagaaacgGAAACATACCCACTCTCCTGAGTGTGTACGGCACGGCCACCTTCAAgtgtaaaacaatacagtaaaactattaacaaaaccagaaaacataCTAGTCAGACACGTTATTTAAACTTCTTTAAATAATTTCATCAGCTGATAAAATTGATTGTTGCTGATGATTTCAGcgaagaaaataattattttgtcattgaAGTTAAAAAAACTCCGGAAAGTCCTCAAATGTACAAACCGAAATCCTGTTAGAGCTGGTTTGCAAGCCTCGAATGAATGACGTGAAACACTGCAGATGACCACAGTAAATATCCCTCTACTTGCCAAAAGGCTATCAAATGACAGAAATTTAAGTAAACAAACTTACTCTCTGGCTTAGGATTGATAATATCATCTGTTGGGTGGGTCATTGTTGTTAAAACGAGCAACAACGCAGCAGTAAAGTTGTTTTATGAGCCCTGTCTTTAAGCAGACTGCCCAAACCAGGAAATGAATCGCAGTTATGATGTTCCCTATCAACAAACTATATCACACGACCTCCATCTGGTGGAAGAAATGTGAACACTCAGGCAGATGTAGTTTAACAAATACAGACGTGgctgaaaatattggtacccttccaccttttttaaaaaaagttaaattttctctgtatttagTTGAAACCGACAGAAGTGTATGGTATCCactattctttatttcacattgaatataactgaaactttgcttttgatttacaacttaacatattatttaatacagtaaaacaaatggcatggccaaaaatattggtaccttTAACTTAAAAatttgtagcacagcctttggaggcaataactgcagtcaagtgctttctgtaactctgaataaggtttctacacttTTCCACTGGAAGTTCGGCCAACTCTTCTTGAGCAAAGTCCTCACTTCTCTCGAATTTGATAGGTGCCGTCTCCCAacagcaagtttcagctctttccacagatgttcagttggattcagatcaggactcctAGCAGGCCATTTCAGAATGCTCCAgcgttttcttctcatccactcttgggtgctttttgatgtatgttttgggtcattatcctgctaaACCCATGACCTGTGACTAAGACACAactttctgacactgggctgCATGTTCCGCTCCGAAACAccttgatagtcttctgatttcattgtgccctgcacagatataaggcacccagtgcctgaggcagcaaagccccaaaacatcactgagcctcctccgTGTTTCACAGtaggcatggtgttcttttctttgaaggcttcatttttgtgttaacatagggttggtgtgatttaccaaaaagctctaattttgtttcatctgaccaaagcacattctcccagaaggacaGTGGCTtatcaacatgcattttggcaaagtccagtctggcttaTTTGTGCCTCCCTCTTAGAAGTTGGGTCTTCCTCGGTCTTCTACCATGGTGCCcgttttcattcagacagtgacgGGTGGTGCGACTTGAAAATAATATACCTTGAACTTTAAGATCAACTTGGATCTTATGTGTTATTCTtgaatagaatataatattgtGTAACTTTTACTAGACTGAAACTATAGTTCCACAGAAGACAGTGGCTGAATTAGAGCTTAATTTTTCACTACCATAGTACATGTTGGTACTATGTATGTTACTATGTAGATTAACATGTTTCATAATGAGTAAAAGTTTAAGAAAGGTCCAGTTCATACCTGGCATTAAAAACCTGGCACGGGTGATCACATGCAGACTGCTCTAAATACACATATGAACATAATATAAACTCAAGCATTTATTGTAGTCTGATTACAGATTaaggtcaaggtcacttttATTGTCTTCCTCAGGAGAAATTCGTCTTGGATGAAGAGAATTGCTGCAACAAACAACATCACAATAAAGGTAACAACAGATAAACAGAGacatcacaaacaaacagacgATGTGCAGTAAGAGCCTTTATATCGCCAGGAAAGCAGTGCCATGTTGTTGCATCTGTTATTAGATTGCACTGCAGCGGGACGAGCATGACAAACCACAAAcatcctctttctccctctatcTGCACTGTCCTGGCCTACTTGTATTAATCcctttcattttcagttgttttgaaGAGGTTTAGTTGTCTTCTCTGCATGCATATTTCAGTTTATCACGGATTAAATCAAAAAGAAGAGTGGAGGTAAAATTGTGTCACTCATGGTCACTTGTGATTAATTTGAGATCAGGTCcaaagagagcaacagagaaacagagtgaaagaaaaactgTCCTCAGCTTTCAACTTCCTGGTGAGTAATCATTAGTAAAGTATGAGTAACTGAAACTGTTTGATcacaagttatttattttttcatcacaAGTTTCTATTTCTGTACCAAGGAACCTGAGTTGCTGGGCAGGGACGTAACCAGCAGTTCAGAAGTACTGAggtcaaataataataataataataataataataataatgataacctaataaataaataaaataagaaaaacagaagttaaaaaaataagaaaacaggCTGTTTCACTGGAACAGAGTAATTTTTAGTAAAATTGAAACAGCCCCTTATGAGGAATGGGCTACCACAATGGCTCAATTGGCTGCTTATGAGAGGGTGACATATTCTCTATTGAATAAGCTTGATCAATATATTATATGTTTACAGGAACTCTAATGCTCTATGGAAAGTCACATGCTTCTGTGCcgctgatgttttattttttaattttttaaacatgataCTCCAATATTGGGTATATGCTGATAATCTTTTCTCTAATAATGCTGCAGAGCTACATCAAAAttagtccccctccactcataaatatgtttttcttcttgttcctactgTTGGatgcttcactgtgcagaatgatgtatgtgcagagtttgacactagagggctgttttcacattcatctgctgaaagtggaaagtttttctgtgctcattgaaaatctgattttaaggggcagGCATATGAgtaggatttgtgacatcacagctagttgtGCCGATCTTGGTCCAATAGGAAAcctacacaagtgtgatgtggaaacttgaagcatCCAGTGCGCAGACACAGAATGAACTtctca is a window encoding:
- the LOC137177064 gene encoding uncharacterized protein isoform X2; protein product: MTHPTDDIINPKPESGRAVHTQESGDAGLSSNMRHKFSDKSALPIEIKGSSVIPIPTSELREIFESPEMVGKIRQHPSVFGPVDVLSMMCHTEPEAYPAAAEEDFLKLSTLVQKSNFPPQATPQALTVSTLPGTTAITDAEEVVGGEQSCTSKMDTEGNQAKPKGPPLVPGEGRNRNRRRKRAATKKWKWCLLGWMTFINIRACGGNAGAQPAADQKFKCFSCMDKDTCPKLVNIYETADTHLYQRRLNQPFPGCSGIPAPSSKSCAVCYVESSIAIICSGDVGRLEVEDSDGGHIVNTHAVSCSIMENSPIESKQKQQTSNLGLLTVLIGGCILFVQWWPRLPTVTETAQQ
- the LOC137177064 gene encoding uncharacterized protein isoform X1, with protein sequence MTHPTDDIINPKPESGRAVHTQESGDAGLSSNMRHKFSDKSALPIEIKGSSVIPIPTSELREIFESPEMVGKIRQHPSVFGPVDVLSMMCHTEPEAYPAAAEEDFLKLSTLVQKSNFPPQATPQALTVSTLPGTTAITDAEEVVGGEQSCTSKMDTEGNQAKPKGPPLVPGEGRNRNRRRKRAATKKWKWCLLGWMTFINIRACGGNAGAQPAADQKSVKCFSCMDKDTCPKLVNIYETADTHLYQRRLNQPFPGCSGIPAPSSKSCAVCYVESSIAIICSGDVGRLEVEDSDGGHIVNTHAVSCSIMENSPIESKQKQQTSNLGLLTVLIGGCILFVQWWPRLPTVTETAQQ